Proteins encoded by one window of Scatophagus argus isolate fScaArg1 chromosome 8, fScaArg1.pri, whole genome shotgun sequence:
- the cdk11b gene encoding cyclin-dependent kinase 11B isoform X2 encodes MLMGDEKETWKVKTLDEILLEKKRRRELEERTDPKRQKNFTQGLVPQADEREAKRDTPEEGELRDQRMEITIRNSPYTRDDSTEDRGEEDESLAIKPPQQIARKDKSHHRKEEKRKDKRRHRSHSAEGVGKHVRPKDKEKERESDRRKRQWEEDKARRDWERQKRREQARAHSRRERDRLEQLERQRERDRKLREQQKEQRELKDWERRAEERRKERDARRDVPSHHRMLPDEYDDKPKQSHRSRSPTRVPRDRLEHSEPRKSTASKEEKPESKDLLADLQDISDSERKTSTAESSMASGSGSEEEEEEEEDDDEEESSSQSEGEEEEGEEESVSGSGRSEHSAEDVSEDEQSDEDFEEERENGNHIPAVPESRFDHDSEESGEDMEEEEEEDEEEDETGEGDPTPQSQTHSRSPTPEENYIPDSPPISPVELKKELPKYLPALQGCRSVEEFQCLNRIEEGTYGVVYRAQDKKTDEIVALKRLKMEKEKEGFPITSLREINTILKAQHPNIVTVREIVVGSNMDKIYIVMNYVEHDLKSLMETMKQPFLPGEVKTLMIQLLRGVRHLHDNWILHRDLKTSNLLLSHKGILKIGDFGLAREYGSPLKPYTPVVVTLWYRSPELLLGAKEYSTAVDMWSVGCIFGELLTQKPLFPGKSEIDQINKIFKDLGSPSEKIWPGYSELPAVKKMTFTEYPYNNLRKRFGALLSDQGFDLMNKFLTYCPSKRILSDKGLKHEYFRETPLPIEPSMFPTWPAKSEQQRVKRGTSPRPPEGGLGYSQLGDDDLKDTGFHLTTSNQGASAVGPGFSLKF; translated from the exons ATGCTGATGGGGGACGAAAAGGAGACCTGGAAAGTAAAAACTCTTGATGAAATCCTGCTAGAGAAGAAACGCAGAAGAGAACTAGAAGAGCGAACAGATCCCAAGCGCcagaaaaat TTCACACAGGGCCTTGTTCCACAGGCGGATGAACGGGAAGCTAAACGAGACACTCCGGAGGAAGGAGAACTACGAGATCAAAGAATGGAAATAACAATTCGTAATTCCCCGTACACACGGGATGACTCAACAGAGGACAG GGGAGAGGAAGACGAATCACTGGCGATCAAGCCTCCACAGCAAATAGCAAGAAAGGACAAATCTCAccacaggaaagaggaaaagagaaaagataagaGACGTCATCGTAGTCACTCTGCTGAAGGAG TAGGTAAACATGTACGAcccaaagacaaagaaaaagagcgagagagtgaTCGCAGGAAGCGGCAGTGGGAGGAAGACAAAGCCAGGCGAGACTGGGAGAGACAAAAACGAAGGGAACAGGCCAGAGCTCATTCGCGAAGAGAGAG GGACCGGTTGGAACAGCTTGAGCGCCAGCGTGAACGCGACCGAAAGTTGCGCGAACAgcaaaaagagcaaagagagtTGAAGGATTGGGAGAGGAGGGCCGAGGAACGGCGCAAAGAGCGAGATGCTCGACGAGACG TGCCATCTCACCACCGGATGCTGCCTGATGAATATGatgacaaaccaaaacaaagtcaCCGCAGTCGAAGTCCCACTCGGGTTCCCCGAGACAGATTGGAACACAGCGAACCACGGAAAAGTACAG CCTCAAAAGAGGAGAAGCCAGAGAGCAAAGACCTGCTTGCAGACCTGCAGGACATCAGTGACAGTGAAAGGAAGACCAGCACAGCAGAGTCCTCTATGG CTTCAGGATCAGGCtcggaggaagaggaagaagaagaagaagatgatgatgaagaggagtcCAGCAGCCAAAGTGAgggtgaagaagaggaaggggaggaggagtcGGTTTCAGGCTCAGGAAGGTCTGAGCACAGTGCAG AGGATGTGAGTGAGGATGAGCAGTCGGATGAGGACTTcgaagaggagagagaaaatggaaatcaCATACCTGCAG TGCCAGAGTCCCGTTTTGATCATGACTCAGAGGAGAGCGGTGAGGacatggaggaagaagaggaagaggacgaagaagaggatgaaacaGGAGAGGGTGACCCGACGCCTCAATCTCAAACTCACTCCCGCTCCCCAACCCCTGAAGAGAACTACATCCCAGACTCTCCTCCGATTTCACCTGTAGAGCTGAAGAAGGAGCTGCCCAAGTATCTGCCTGCTTTACAA gggtgtCGCAGTGTTGAGGAATTCCAGTGTTTGAACCGAATAGAGGAGGGAACCTACGGTGTGGTGTACAGAGCCCAAGACAAGAAGACGg ATGAAATTGTGGCCTTGAAAAGGTTGaagatggagaaggagaaggagggctTCCCTATCACTTCTTTAAGAGAAATCAATACAATCCTGAAAGCACAGCACCCAAACATTGTCACAGTAAGG gAAATAGTTGTTGGAAGCAATATGGACAAGATCTACATTGTGATGAACTATGTAGAACATGACCTGAAGAGCCTGATGGAAACCATGAAGCAGCCTTTTCTACCAG gtgAAGTAAAGACTCTGATGATTCAGCTGCTTCGAGGTGTCCGacatctccatgacaactggaTTCTCCATCGTGATCTCAAGACATCCAATCTGCTGCTGAGCCACAAGGGTATCCTCAAG ATTGGTGACTTTGGATTGGCCCGCGAGTACGGTTCACCCCTGAAGCCCTACACCCCTGTAGTGGTGACCCTGTGGTACCGATCGCCAGAGCTGCTGCTTGGAGCCAAG GAGTACTCCACAGCTGTGGACATGTGGTCAGTGGGCTGCATATTTGGCGAGCTCCTCACCCAGAAACCTCTTTTCCCTGGAAAATCTGAAATTGACCAAATTAACAAGATTTTCAAG GATCTTGGGTCACCCAGCGAGAAGATCTGGCCTGGCTACAGTGAGCTGCCTGCTGTGAAGAAGATGACTTTCACAGAGTATCCCTATAACAACCTGAGAAAGCGCTTTGGAGCGCTTCTCTCAGACCAAGGATTTGACCTCATGAACAA ATTCCTCACCTACTGCCCCAGTAAGAGGATTCTGTCTGACAAAGGGCTAAAGCATGAGTACTTCCGTGAGACGCCGTTACCCATTGAGCCATCCATGTTCCCCACCTGGCCGGCCAAAAGTGAGCAACAGAGGGTCAAGAGAGGCACCAGTCCTCGTCCACCCGAGGGAGGCCTGGGATACAGTCAACTG GGTGATGATGACCTAAAAGACACGGGCTTCCACCTGACAACCAGCAACCAGGGAGCGTCTGCAGTCGGTCCTGGATTCAGCCTCAAGTTCTGA
- the smim1 gene encoding small integral membrane protein 1, whose product MDSNNAGSVQYDRWNEDNINMNVEAPQSTLMRIYNRMCTGSTGIAVKTAGALSALVAIYIIGYVTGYYVHRC is encoded by the exons ATGGACTCCAACAATGCCGGCAGCGTGCAGTATGATCGCTGGAATGAGGACAACATCAATATGAACGTAGAGGCACCACAGTCTACTCTGATGAG GATCTACAACAGAATGTGCACTGGCAGCACTGGAATAGCAGTGAAGACAGCAGGAGCTTTGTCTGCACTGGTGGCCATTTACATCATAGGATATGTGACAGGATACTACGTCCACAGGTGCTGA
- the LOC124063471 gene encoding SUZ domain-containing protein 1-like isoform X2: MRRSPKVGRKLLIVGESSNNSPRSPLKTTMVIQDDSLPAAPPPQIRILKRPASNGSLGSPLNQNRPTPQVKSLAQREAEYAEARKRILGSACPEEMPQDKPNTDRPGRNNSALPSEDTRSNNHTVGQPDGTQGFRQHR, encoded by the exons ATGAGGAGGTCGCCGAAAGTTGGGAGGAAGCTGCTGATAGTGGG AGAGTCCAGTAATAATTCTCCTCGATCTCCATTGAAAACAACCATGGTGATACAGGACGACTCTCTACCAGCTGCACCCCCACCTCAGATACGTATTTTGAAGCGGCCTGCAAGTAACGGTTCATTGGGATCACCTTTGAATCAGAACAGGCCAACGCCACAGGTCAAATCTCTGGCCCAGCGTGAGGCAGAGTATGCTGAGGCCAGGAAGAGAATACTGGGCAGCGCCTGCCCAGAGGAGATGCCTCAGGACAAGCCCAACACTGACAG GCCTGGGCGCAATAATTCTGCACTGCCTTCAGAGGACACCCGATCAAATAATCATACTGTCGGTCAGCCAGATGGCACCCAGGGGTTCCGACAGCACAGATAA
- the mmp23ba gene encoding matrix metalloproteinase-23 isoform X2: MCVETSINYIMLLFLSRLLSFPTNLINASDTRRGIAKAFGMWSDVSPFSFREVPADQEADIKIGFYPVNHTDCLQSYLHHCFDGITGELAHAFFPPTGEIHFDDHEYWILGNMRFSWKKGVWLTDLVHVATHEIGHVLGLMHSMDPKAIMHLNATLTGRKLITQDEVWGLHRLYGCLDRLFICPAWARKGYCDSKRKLMQKHCPSSCDFCYEFPFPTVAPTPTPPRTKHKLVVEGKKLTFRCGKKIASKKGKVYWYKDGELLEFSHPNYISLKDDHITIVANAINEGTYTCIVKKKDKVLTNYSWRVRVRF; encoded by the exons ATGTGTGTTGAGACTAGTATTAACTACAtaatgctgctgtttctgaGCAGGTTGCTCTCCTTCCCAACAAACTTGATAAATGCCAGTGACACACGTCGAGGCATTGCCAAGGCTTTTGGCATGTGGAGCGACGTCTCACCGTTCAGCTTCAGAGAGGTGCCAGCTGACCAAGAGGCAGATATTAAGATTG GCTTCTACCCCGTCAACCACACAGACTGTCTCCAGTCCTACTTGCACCATTGTTTCGATGGTATCACAGGAGAATTGGCTCATGCATTCTTCCCACCAACTGGTGAGATCCACTTTGACGACCACGAATACTGGATTCTGGGAAACATGCGCTTTAGCTGGAAGAAAG GGGTTTGGCTAACGGATCTTGTCCATGTGGCAACTCATGAAATTGGCCACGTCCTTGGACTCATGCACTCCATGGACCCGAAGGCTATAATGCACCTGAATGCGACTCTGACAGGACGGAAGCTAATCACACAGGATGAGGTGTGGGGTTTGCATCGTCTCTACG gaTGTTTGGACCGTTTATTCATCTGTCCAGCCTGGGCTAGGAAAGGCTATTGCGACAGCAAGCGCAAGCTGATGCAGAAGCACTGCCCCTCCAGCTGTGATTTCTGTTATG AGTTTCCTTTCCCCACTGTGGCTCCCACCCCGACACCCCCGAGGACCAAACACAAGCTCGTCGTCGAGGGCAAGAAGCTCACTTTTCGTTGTGGGAAGAAAATAGCATCAAAGAAAGGCAAAGTATA CTGGTATAAGGATGGAGAGCTGCTGGAGTTCTCTCACCCAAACTACATCTCCTTGAAAGACGACCACATCACCATCGTGGCCAACGCCATCAACGAAGGCACATACACCTGTATtgtgaagaaaaaagacaaagttctTACAAACTACTCATGGAGAGTACGTGTGCGGTTCTGA
- the cdk11b gene encoding cyclin-dependent kinase 11B isoform X1, producing the protein MLMGDEKETWKVKTLDEILLEKKRRRELEERTDPKRQKNFTQGLVPQADEREAKRDTPEEGELRDQRMEITIRNSPYTRDDSTEDRGEEDESLAIKPPQQIARKDKSHHRKEEKRKDKRRHRSHSAEGVGKHVRPKDKEKERESDRRKRQWEEDKARRDWERQKRREQARAHSRRERPRLDSPGFFLDHRDRLEQLERQRERDRKLREQQKEQRELKDWERRAEERRKERDARRDVPSHHRMLPDEYDDKPKQSHRSRSPTRVPRDRLEHSEPRKSTASKEEKPESKDLLADLQDISDSERKTSTAESSMASGSGSEEEEEEEEDDDEEESSSQSEGEEEEGEEESVSGSGRSEHSAEDVSEDEQSDEDFEEERENGNHIPAVPESRFDHDSEESGEDMEEEEEEDEEEDETGEGDPTPQSQTHSRSPTPEENYIPDSPPISPVELKKELPKYLPALQGCRSVEEFQCLNRIEEGTYGVVYRAQDKKTDEIVALKRLKMEKEKEGFPITSLREINTILKAQHPNIVTVREIVVGSNMDKIYIVMNYVEHDLKSLMETMKQPFLPGEVKTLMIQLLRGVRHLHDNWILHRDLKTSNLLLSHKGILKIGDFGLAREYGSPLKPYTPVVVTLWYRSPELLLGAKEYSTAVDMWSVGCIFGELLTQKPLFPGKSEIDQINKIFKDLGSPSEKIWPGYSELPAVKKMTFTEYPYNNLRKRFGALLSDQGFDLMNKFLTYCPSKRILSDKGLKHEYFRETPLPIEPSMFPTWPAKSEQQRVKRGTSPRPPEGGLGYSQLGDDDLKDTGFHLTTSNQGASAVGPGFSLKF; encoded by the exons ATGCTGATGGGGGACGAAAAGGAGACCTGGAAAGTAAAAACTCTTGATGAAATCCTGCTAGAGAAGAAACGCAGAAGAGAACTAGAAGAGCGAACAGATCCCAAGCGCcagaaaaat TTCACACAGGGCCTTGTTCCACAGGCGGATGAACGGGAAGCTAAACGAGACACTCCGGAGGAAGGAGAACTACGAGATCAAAGAATGGAAATAACAATTCGTAATTCCCCGTACACACGGGATGACTCAACAGAGGACAG GGGAGAGGAAGACGAATCACTGGCGATCAAGCCTCCACAGCAAATAGCAAGAAAGGACAAATCTCAccacaggaaagaggaaaagagaaaagataagaGACGTCATCGTAGTCACTCTGCTGAAGGAG TAGGTAAACATGTACGAcccaaagacaaagaaaaagagcgagagagtgaTCGCAGGAAGCGGCAGTGGGAGGAAGACAAAGCCAGGCGAGACTGGGAGAGACAAAAACGAAGGGAACAGGCCAGAGCTCATTCGCGAAGAGAGAG ACCTCGATTGGATTCTCCTGGATTTTTTTTGGACCACAGGGACCGGTTGGAACAGCTTGAGCGCCAGCGTGAACGCGACCGAAAGTTGCGCGAACAgcaaaaagagcaaagagagtTGAAGGATTGGGAGAGGAGGGCCGAGGAACGGCGCAAAGAGCGAGATGCTCGACGAGACG TGCCATCTCACCACCGGATGCTGCCTGATGAATATGatgacaaaccaaaacaaagtcaCCGCAGTCGAAGTCCCACTCGGGTTCCCCGAGACAGATTGGAACACAGCGAACCACGGAAAAGTACAG CCTCAAAAGAGGAGAAGCCAGAGAGCAAAGACCTGCTTGCAGACCTGCAGGACATCAGTGACAGTGAAAGGAAGACCAGCACAGCAGAGTCCTCTATGG CTTCAGGATCAGGCtcggaggaagaggaagaagaagaagaagatgatgatgaagaggagtcCAGCAGCCAAAGTGAgggtgaagaagaggaaggggaggaggagtcGGTTTCAGGCTCAGGAAGGTCTGAGCACAGTGCAG AGGATGTGAGTGAGGATGAGCAGTCGGATGAGGACTTcgaagaggagagagaaaatggaaatcaCATACCTGCAG TGCCAGAGTCCCGTTTTGATCATGACTCAGAGGAGAGCGGTGAGGacatggaggaagaagaggaagaggacgaagaagaggatgaaacaGGAGAGGGTGACCCGACGCCTCAATCTCAAACTCACTCCCGCTCCCCAACCCCTGAAGAGAACTACATCCCAGACTCTCCTCCGATTTCACCTGTAGAGCTGAAGAAGGAGCTGCCCAAGTATCTGCCTGCTTTACAA gggtgtCGCAGTGTTGAGGAATTCCAGTGTTTGAACCGAATAGAGGAGGGAACCTACGGTGTGGTGTACAGAGCCCAAGACAAGAAGACGg ATGAAATTGTGGCCTTGAAAAGGTTGaagatggagaaggagaaggagggctTCCCTATCACTTCTTTAAGAGAAATCAATACAATCCTGAAAGCACAGCACCCAAACATTGTCACAGTAAGG gAAATAGTTGTTGGAAGCAATATGGACAAGATCTACATTGTGATGAACTATGTAGAACATGACCTGAAGAGCCTGATGGAAACCATGAAGCAGCCTTTTCTACCAG gtgAAGTAAAGACTCTGATGATTCAGCTGCTTCGAGGTGTCCGacatctccatgacaactggaTTCTCCATCGTGATCTCAAGACATCCAATCTGCTGCTGAGCCACAAGGGTATCCTCAAG ATTGGTGACTTTGGATTGGCCCGCGAGTACGGTTCACCCCTGAAGCCCTACACCCCTGTAGTGGTGACCCTGTGGTACCGATCGCCAGAGCTGCTGCTTGGAGCCAAG GAGTACTCCACAGCTGTGGACATGTGGTCAGTGGGCTGCATATTTGGCGAGCTCCTCACCCAGAAACCTCTTTTCCCTGGAAAATCTGAAATTGACCAAATTAACAAGATTTTCAAG GATCTTGGGTCACCCAGCGAGAAGATCTGGCCTGGCTACAGTGAGCTGCCTGCTGTGAAGAAGATGACTTTCACAGAGTATCCCTATAACAACCTGAGAAAGCGCTTTGGAGCGCTTCTCTCAGACCAAGGATTTGACCTCATGAACAA ATTCCTCACCTACTGCCCCAGTAAGAGGATTCTGTCTGACAAAGGGCTAAAGCATGAGTACTTCCGTGAGACGCCGTTACCCATTGAGCCATCCATGTTCCCCACCTGGCCGGCCAAAAGTGAGCAACAGAGGGTCAAGAGAGGCACCAGTCCTCGTCCACCCGAGGGAGGCCTGGGATACAGTCAACTG GGTGATGATGACCTAAAAGACACGGGCTTCCACCTGACAACCAGCAACCAGGGAGCGTCTGCAGTCGGTCCTGGATTCAGCCTCAAGTTCTGA
- the LOC124063471 gene encoding SUZ domain-containing protein 1-like isoform X1 — protein MDEEVAESWEEAADSGAMEKRLEEKLRISQKEKESSNNSPRSPLKTTMVIQDDSLPAAPPPQIRILKRPASNGSLGSPLNQNRPTPQVKSLAQREAEYAEARKRILGSACPEEMPQDKPNTDRPGRNNSALPSEDTRSNNHTVGQPDGTQGFRQHR, from the exons ATGGATGAGGAGGTCGCCGAAAGTTGGGAGGAAGCTGCTGATAGTGGG GCAATGGAAAAACGGTTAGAAGAGAAGCTAAGGATCAGCCAGAAAGAAAA AGAGTCCAGTAATAATTCTCCTCGATCTCCATTGAAAACAACCATGGTGATACAGGACGACTCTCTACCAGCTGCACCCCCACCTCAGATACGTATTTTGAAGCGGCCTGCAAGTAACGGTTCATTGGGATCACCTTTGAATCAGAACAGGCCAACGCCACAGGTCAAATCTCTGGCCCAGCGTGAGGCAGAGTATGCTGAGGCCAGGAAGAGAATACTGGGCAGCGCCTGCCCAGAGGAGATGCCTCAGGACAAGCCCAACACTGACAG GCCTGGGCGCAATAATTCTGCACTGCCTTCAGAGGACACCCGATCAAATAATCATACTGTCGGTCAGCCAGATGGCACCCAGGGGTTCCGACAGCACAGATAA
- the mmp23ba gene encoding matrix metalloproteinase-23 isoform X1, protein MVCCQIPRSLPSRGDWGCAPLLAAALLGLLLAGMQQSTAFPSWRLEEEAYTTVLLIGIRKEARSQVLHLSRNKRYTLTPEQLKWDKFKLTYKLLSFPTNLINASDTRRGIAKAFGMWSDVSPFSFREVPADQEADIKIGFYPVNHTDCLQSYLHHCFDGITGELAHAFFPPTGEIHFDDHEYWILGNMRFSWKKGVWLTDLVHVATHEIGHVLGLMHSMDPKAIMHLNATLTGRKLITQDEVWGLHRLYGCLDRLFICPAWARKGYCDSKRKLMQKHCPSSCDFCYEFPFPTVAPTPTPPRTKHKLVVEGKKLTFRCGKKIASKKGKVYWYKDGELLEFSHPNYISLKDDHITIVANAINEGTYTCIVKKKDKVLTNYSWRVRVRF, encoded by the exons ATGGTGTGCTGTCAGATTCCTAGAAGTTTACCGAGCAGAGGCGACTGGGGCTGCGctcctctgctggctgctgcgCTGCTCGGTCTTCTGCTCGCAGGGATGCAGCAAAGCACAGCGTTTCCCTCTTGGAGGTTGGAG GAAGAAGCTTACACCACTGTGTTGCTCATTGGGATCCGCAAAGAGGCCCGCTCACAAGTGCTACACCTCTCCAGGAACAAGCGCTACACTCTCACCCCAGAGCAGCTTAAATGGGACAAGTTCAAGCTAACATACAA GTTGCTCTCCTTCCCAACAAACTTGATAAATGCCAGTGACACACGTCGAGGCATTGCCAAGGCTTTTGGCATGTGGAGCGACGTCTCACCGTTCAGCTTCAGAGAGGTGCCAGCTGACCAAGAGGCAGATATTAAGATTG GCTTCTACCCCGTCAACCACACAGACTGTCTCCAGTCCTACTTGCACCATTGTTTCGATGGTATCACAGGAGAATTGGCTCATGCATTCTTCCCACCAACTGGTGAGATCCACTTTGACGACCACGAATACTGGATTCTGGGAAACATGCGCTTTAGCTGGAAGAAAG GGGTTTGGCTAACGGATCTTGTCCATGTGGCAACTCATGAAATTGGCCACGTCCTTGGACTCATGCACTCCATGGACCCGAAGGCTATAATGCACCTGAATGCGACTCTGACAGGACGGAAGCTAATCACACAGGATGAGGTGTGGGGTTTGCATCGTCTCTACG gaTGTTTGGACCGTTTATTCATCTGTCCAGCCTGGGCTAGGAAAGGCTATTGCGACAGCAAGCGCAAGCTGATGCAGAAGCACTGCCCCTCCAGCTGTGATTTCTGTTATG AGTTTCCTTTCCCCACTGTGGCTCCCACCCCGACACCCCCGAGGACCAAACACAAGCTCGTCGTCGAGGGCAAGAAGCTCACTTTTCGTTGTGGGAAGAAAATAGCATCAAAGAAAGGCAAAGTATA CTGGTATAAGGATGGAGAGCTGCTGGAGTTCTCTCACCCAAACTACATCTCCTTGAAAGACGACCACATCACCATCGTGGCCAACGCCATCAACGAAGGCACATACACCTGTATtgtgaagaaaaaagacaaagttctTACAAACTACTCATGGAGAGTACGTGTGCGGTTCTGA